The Solanum pennellii chromosome 11, SPENNV200 genome contains a region encoding:
- the LOC107003187 gene encoding thioredoxin-like 3-2, chloroplastic: MSSSTQFSPVIQQLFARKSNPSSISAFKASKLVLLAPISLNCSRLHLDFKVRVQVLENHDGESSVQDLDDSPASIELQHISDEPQFDRVIAEAQQLDESIVILWMANWCRKCIYLKPKLEKLAADYFPRTRFYSVDVNNVPHKLVVRAGVTKMPTIQLWRDGKKQAEVIGGHKAYVVVSEVRDMIENEDNL; encoded by the exons ATGTCTAGCTCAACACAATTTTCTCCAGTTATTCAACAATTATTCGCAAGAAAATCGAACCCATCGTCCATTTCAGCTTTTAAAGCTTCAAAATTGGTACTTTTAGCACCAATTTCCCTAAATTGTTCAAGACTTCACTTGGATTTTAAGGTGAGAGTTCAGGTTTTGGAAAATCATGATGGAGAAAGTTCTGTACAAGATCTTGATGATTCACCTGCTTCGATTGAGCTACAACACATTTCTGATGAACCCCAATTTGATCGAGTTATAGCTGAAGCACAACAGCTTGATGAATCTATTGTGATTCTATG GATGGCAAACTGGTGCCGCAAATGCATATACTTGAAACCAAAATTGGAAAAACTGGCTGCTGACTACTTCCCAAG AACACGCTTTTACTCTGTTGATGTCAATAATGTTCCACACAAGCTTGTGGTTCGCGCTGGAGTAACT AAAATGCCGACCATACAG TTATGGAGGGATGGGAAGAAACAAGCGGAAGTAATTGGCGGCCACAAAGCATATGTAGTCGTTAGTGAGGTACGCGATATGATTGAAAATGAAGATAATTTGTGA
- the LOC107004369 gene encoding SART-1 family protein DOT2: MGMMEIDGRERSVDSERWEDDMEESGYDKSKDSSSKHRSSKDKDRKSSSGRREEKEHRRDREKSKELEKDRSSTRDRRKEDRRDRGKDRERDSERGRDRERDRDTDRERDSERGRDKERDRETERVRSSKDKDSEKVRDRKKEKERGSRDGAEKEKGRDRAKEKGKEVDEDDKERSREKDRSSRRQRDEGHDRSKDKDKRKDEDSDYRDAAKQEIVISHEDEERSHNNAVETGGAQSAAAVSELEERILKMKEERLKKKSEGASEVLAWVSKSRKIEEIRNAEKEKALQLSKIFEEQDKMNEEESDDEENARLAAKELGGMKVLHGLDKVVEGGAVVLTLKDQSILAGDDVNQEVDVLENVEIGEQKRRDDAYKAAKNKTGIYDDKFNDEPGFERKILPKYDDPAEEEGVILDATGGFSLDAEKKLEELRRRIQGPSSINRMEDLNSSGKLLSDYYTQEEMVQFKKPKKKKSLRKKEKMDLDALEAEAKSAGLGVSDLGSRNDKTRQVLKEEKERADAETRSNAYQAAYAKAEEASKALRPDKTNNNQREEDDAVFDDDDEELRKSLERARKLALRKQEGLAKTFPESIASLAASRANDSMADNSSSASGEAQENKVVFTEMEEFVWGLQLDEEEQKPGNDDVFMEEDVLPKPSDEEMKSEDGGWTEVKETKEEEPSVKEEEMEVTPDDTIREVPVGKGLSGVLKLLQERGTLKEDIEWGGRNMDKKKSKLVGIRSEDGKKEINIERTDEYGRILTPKEAFRLLSHKFHGKGPGKMKQEKRMRQYQEELKIKQMKNSDTPSQSVERMRETHAQTRTPYIVLSGHVKPGQTSDPRSGFATVEKDLPGGLTPMLGDKKVEHFLGIKRKFEPGEGSSQKKPKN, translated from the exons ATGGGAATGATGGAGATAGATGGACGTGAAAGAAGTGTTGATTCGGAGAGATGGGAAGATGATATGGAAGAAAGCGGGTATGATAAATCTAAGGATTCTTCGAGTAAGCATCGAAGTAGTAAGGATAAGGATAGGAAAAGTAGTAGTGGACGAAGAGAAGAGAAAGAGCATAGAAGAGATCGGGAGAAGAGTAAAGAGTTGGAGAAGGATCGTTCGTCAACTCGTGATAGAAGGAAGGAAGATCGTAGAGATCGTGGAAAAGACCGCGAGAGAGATAGTGAACGGGGAAGAGATAGGGAACGAGATCGGGATACTGACCGGGAGAGAGATAGTGAACGGGGAAGAGATAAGGAACGAGATAGGGAGACTGAACGGGTGAGGAGCAGCAAGGATAAGGATAGTGAGAAGGTAAGAGAtaggaaaaaggaaaaggaaagagGAAGTAGAGATGGAGCTGAGAAGGAGAAGGGGAGAGATAGAGCTAAAGAGAAGGGGAAGGAAGTGGATGAGGATGATAAGGAGAGGTCAAGAGAGAAAGATAGGAGCAGCCGTAGGCAGCGAGATGAGGGTCATGATAGGAGTAAGGACAAGGATAAACGGAAGGATGAAGATTCTGATTATCGCGATGCAGCTAAGCAGGAAATTGTTATTTCTCATGAAGATGAGGAGAGGTCACATAACAATGCAGTTGAAACAGGTGGAGCACAATCTGCTGCTGCTGTTTCGGAGCTGGAGGAACGCATTCTGAA GATGAAGGAAGAGAGGTTGAAGAAAAAATCAGAAGGTGCTTCTGAGGTGTTGGCGTGGGTTAGCAAGAGCCGAAAGATTGAGGAGATAAGGAATGCTGAGAAGGAGAAAGCCTTACAGCTTTCGAAGATTTTCGAAGAGCAG GAcaagatgaatgaagaagaaagtgatGATGAGGAGAATGCTCGGCTAGCTGCAA AAGAGCTAGGTGGGATGAAAGTACTCCATGGGCTTGACAAAGTAGTCGAAGGTGGGGCTGTTGTCTTGACACTCAAAGATCAGAGCATACTTGCTGGTGATGATGTTAATCAAG AGGTTGATGTGCTTGAAAATGTGGAGATCGGAGAACAGAAGCGAAGGGATGATGCTTACAAGGCTGCAAAAAATAAAACAGGGATCTATGATGACAA GTTCAATGATGAACCTGGttttgaaaggaaaatattacCAAAGTATGATGACCCGGCAGAAGAGGAG GGAGTTATTCTTGATGCAACTGGAGGTTTCAGTCTTGATGCAGAGAAGAAACTGGAGGAG CTACGGAGAAGGATTCAGGGGCCTTCCTCAATAAATCGGATGGAAGACCTCAACTCTTCTGGGAAATTATTGTCCGACTACTATACTCAAGAGGAAATGGTTCAATTTAAGAAGCCCAAGAAGAAAAAATCACTGAGGAAGAAAGAGAAGATGGATCTAGATGCCCTTGAAGCGGAGGCCAAATCTGCTGGATTGGGTGTCAGTGATCTTGGTTCTCGCAATGATAAGACAAGGCAGGTCCTTAAGGAAGAAAAGGAGAGAGCAGATGCAGAGACGAGGAGCAATGCTTACCAGGCTGCTTATGCCAAGGCTGAAGAGGCATCCAAAGCACTTCGACCCGATAAAACTAATAACAACCAGAGAGAGGAAGATGATGCAgtatttgatgatgatgatgaggagcTTAGAAAATCCTTAGAAAGAGCCAGAAAACTTGCATTGAGAAAGCAAGAGGGCCTTGCCAAAACCTTTCCAGAGTCAATTGCTTCGCTTGCTGCTTCCCGTGCAAATGATTCAATGGCGGATAATTCAAGTTCTGCATCTGGAGAGGCACAAGAGAACAAGGTTGTCTTCACAGAGATGGAAGAGTTTGTCTGGGGGCTTCAGCTTGATGAAG AGGAACAAAAACCTGGTAACGATGATGTTTTCATGGAGGAAGACGTGCTGCCAAAACCCTCTGATGAAGAAATGAAGAGCGAGGATGGTGGTTGGACAGAAGTGAAGGAAACCAAGGAAGAGGAGCCCTCTGTAAAGGAGGAGGAAATGGAAGTAACTCCAGATGATACGATACGTGAAGTTCCAGTTGGAAAGGGTTTATCAGGGGTTCTCAAACTTTTGCAAGAACGAGGTACTCTCAAGGAAGATATTGAATGGGGTGGTCGAAACATGGACAAGAAGAAGAGCAAGCTCGTAGGCATCCGTAGCGAGGACGGgaaaaaggaaataaacatAGAAAGGACTGATGAGTATGGGCGAATC ctGACTCCAAAGGAGGCTTTTCGGTTGctttcacataaatttcatggGAAGGGGCCTGGGAAGATGAAGCAAGAAAAGCGTATGCGGCAATACCAGGAGGAGCTGAAGATAAAACAGATGAAAAATTCAGATACTCCATCACAGTCTGTGGAGAGGATGAGAGAAACTCATGCTCAAACAAGAACTCCATATATTGTTCTTAGCGGACATGTTAAACCAGG TCAAACTAGTGATCCTCGAAGTGGTTTTGCTACTGTTGAGAAGGACTTGCCTGGAGGTTTGACCCCTATGCTTGGTGATAAGAAG GTTGAGCACTTTTTGGGCATAAAACGCAAGTTTGAACCAGGAGAGGGGAGCTCACAAAAGAAGcccaaaaattaa
- the LOC107004370 gene encoding psbP domain-containing protein 7, chloroplastic — MAMHHYFRTRNTTSNQWWSQNFVHDNRVKTYTKRIQIYMTPESPSDNQNDTIQPNQFSPLESVFRRRLLTGIATASIVALGANFTGITSSLLGLSPDGARSLKLDVIYPIGGYTRCLDTNEGFEFVYPSNWFGDQTILYRAAGRVERSLDPPSLSGNGDRRRRNVNEPVVAFGPPGSNGELNVSVIVSQVPIDFSIETFGGPKEVGEAIVKIITGSGKRPNVKGTLIQANLREDSNKKYYTLEFQVESPTFERHNVAVCCAKGGKLFTLNSQSPQSSWPMVKEDLYKIANSFSVTS; from the exons ATGGCAATGCATCATTATTTTCGTACAAGAAATACTACGTCTAATCAGTGGTGGAGTCAGAATTTTGTCCATGACAACAGAGTCAAAACATACACTAAAAGGATTCAAATATACATGACTCCGGAGTCGCCCTCAGATAACCAAAACGACACAATCCAACCCAATCAATTTTCACCACTCGAATCAGTTTTCAGGCGGCGTTTACTTACAGGCATTGCCACAGCTTCTATAGTAGCCTTGGGTGCCAATTTTACTGGCATTACTAGTTCCTTACTAGGCCTATCCCCCGATGGTGCTCGGAGTCTTAAGCTCGATGTAATCTACCCTATCGGAGGTTATACTCGATGTCTTGACACAAATGAAGGATTTG AGTTTGTGTATCCATCAAATTGGTTTGGTGATCAAACTATATTGTATCGAGCCGCGGGGAGAGTAGAACGATCACTCGATCCACCATCGTTGAGTGGCAATGGTGATCGGAGACGGAGAAATGTGAATGAACCAGTTGTTGCATTTGGTCCTCCGGGATCAAATGGAGAACTCAATGTTAGTGTCATTGTTTCACAAGTTCCTATTGATTTCTC GATAGAGACATTTGGAGGACCAAAGGAAGTAGGTGAGGCTATAGTGAAGATTATTACAGGATCAGGCAAAAGACCTAATGTTAAAGGGACATTAATTCAAGCAAATTTAAGAGAggattctaataaaaaatattacacatTAGAATTTCAAGTTGAAAGCCCTACATTTGAGAGACACAATGTTGCTGTTTGTTGTGCTAAGGGAGGAAAATTATTCACTTTGAATTCACAATCTCCACAATCAAGTTGGCCAATGGTGAAAGAAGATCTCTACAAAATAGCTAATTCTTTTAGCGTAACGTCATGA